One region of Hymenobacter sediminicola genomic DNA includes:
- the arsS gene encoding arsenosugar biosynthesis radical SAM (seleno)protein ArsS (Some members of this family are selenoproteins.) — protein MKSLQATNHQLADSAFQLTVLRQEVADTLHLPLFHEQLRGAGLFPLTPVEPTVLQINVGKMCNQVCRHCHVDAGPDRKEIMTRQTMQYCLDALAQTDIPVVDLTGGAPEMNPDFRWFVEEISRLGRKVLVRCNLTIIVANRKYHDLPDFFKQHGVEVVSSLPFYTAEKTDRQRGNGVFEDSIRALKMLNAVGYGQAGSGLVLNLVYNPAGAFLPGGQKGLQDQFKRVLLKDHGIVFNELFAITNLPVSRYLDYLIESSNYAGYMEKLVNAFNPVAAAGVMCRNTISVGWDGGLYDCDFNQMLDLHVASPVRHIRDFDAAALAQRAIVVNQHCYGCTAGAGSSCGGTVA, from the coding sequence ATAAAATCCCTTCAGGCCACCAACCATCAACTCGCTGATTCGGCCTTTCAGCTCACGGTGCTTCGTCAGGAAGTTGCCGACACGCTGCACCTGCCGCTGTTTCATGAGCAGCTCCGGGGAGCCGGCCTGTTTCCGCTTACTCCGGTAGAGCCCACCGTGCTGCAAATCAACGTGGGCAAGATGTGCAATCAGGTTTGCCGGCACTGCCACGTAGATGCCGGCCCTGACCGCAAAGAAATCATGACCCGCCAGACCATGCAGTATTGCCTGGATGCGCTGGCTCAGACGGATATTCCGGTGGTGGATCTGACTGGCGGGGCGCCTGAAATGAACCCAGACTTCCGCTGGTTTGTGGAGGAAATCAGCCGGCTGGGGCGCAAGGTGCTTGTGCGCTGTAACCTGACCATCATCGTAGCCAACCGGAAGTATCATGATTTGCCGGACTTCTTCAAGCAGCACGGCGTGGAAGTCGTAAGCTCACTGCCTTTCTACACAGCCGAAAAAACCGACCGGCAGCGTGGTAACGGCGTGTTTGAGGATTCCATCCGAGCGTTGAAAATGCTCAATGCCGTCGGCTACGGCCAGGCAGGTTCGGGGCTGGTACTGAATCTGGTGTATAACCCCGCCGGTGCATTCCTGCCTGGAGGCCAGAAAGGGTTGCAGGACCAGTTTAAGCGGGTGTTGCTCAAAGACCACGGCATCGTCTTCAACGAGCTGTTTGCCATCACCAACCTGCCCGTGAGCCGCTACCTGGATTACTTGATAGAATCCAGCAACTATGCGGGCTACATGGAAAAGCTGGTCAATGCCTTCAACCCCGTGGCGGCGGCCGGTGTGATGTGCCGCAACACAATTTCGGTGGGCTGGGACGGAGGGCTCTACGACTGCGACTTCAACCAGATGCTCGACCTGCATGTAGCCAGCCCGGTGCGGCACATCCGCGACTTCGACGCGGCGGCACTGGCCCAGCGCGCCATCGTTGTGAACCAGCACTGCTACGGCTGCACGGCCGGCGCCGGGTCCAGTTGTGGCGGTACCGTAGCGTAA
- a CDS encoding 2-hydroxyacid dehydrogenase has product MKTTVFSTKPFERAYLSDALGSEHPLSFIEANLTVETAALAHGSEAVAIFSTDDASAPVLDVLHAQGVRFMTIRATGHDQVDLEHAQRLGLHVANVPEYSPYAIAEHAVALMLALNRRLIQADRQLRAYDFRLDELIGFDLHGKTVGIIGLGHIGGIVAGILKGFGCRLLGYDPLPNQELAQRHGLTYTTLEQLCAEADIITLHAPMVPHAPYLINAALLAQMKPGVMLINTSRGAELDTEAALAALDSGQLGYLGLDVYEREQALFFQDHSQRPPTDAVFARLLTYPNVLITGHQAFLTQEALRNIAATTHQNLDAWASGQSLATELTHAPVRQAAQPVLPH; this is encoded by the coding sequence ATGAAAACCACAGTTTTTAGCACCAAGCCTTTTGAACGAGCCTATTTAAGTGATGCACTCGGTTCTGAGCACCCGCTAAGCTTCATTGAGGCCAATCTGACGGTCGAAACAGCGGCCTTGGCGCACGGCTCGGAGGCGGTAGCCATTTTCAGCACCGACGACGCCTCGGCTCCGGTTCTGGATGTCCTGCACGCGCAGGGAGTACGGTTTATGACCATCCGGGCTACTGGCCACGACCAGGTAGACTTAGAACACGCCCAGCGGCTGGGCCTGCATGTGGCCAACGTACCCGAGTACTCTCCATACGCAATTGCTGAGCACGCGGTAGCACTGATGCTGGCGCTCAACCGCCGCCTCATTCAGGCGGACCGTCAGCTCCGGGCCTATGACTTTCGGCTCGATGAGCTTATTGGCTTCGATTTGCATGGCAAAACCGTTGGTATCATCGGTCTGGGGCACATTGGCGGCATCGTGGCCGGTATTCTGAAGGGCTTTGGCTGCCGGCTACTGGGCTACGACCCACTGCCCAACCAGGAGCTGGCCCAGCGCCATGGCCTGACCTATACTACCCTGGAGCAGCTCTGTGCCGAAGCCGACATTATCACACTGCATGCGCCCATGGTGCCGCACGCTCCGTACCTGATTAATGCCGCGCTGCTGGCACAGATGAAGCCGGGCGTCATGCTGATTAATACCAGCCGGGGAGCCGAACTCGATACCGAAGCCGCCTTAGCGGCCCTGGATTCGGGACAACTGGGCTACTTGGGCCTCGACGTATATGAGCGGGAGCAAGCCCTGTTCTTTCAGGATCATTCGCAGCGCCCGCCCACTGATGCTGTGTTTGCCCGTCTGCTTACCTACCCCAACGTCCTCATCACCGGGCACCAGGCTTTCCTGACGCAGGAGGCGCTGCGCAACATTGCCGCCACCACCCATCAGAATCTGGATGCCTGGGCCAGTGGCCAATCTTTAGCCACGGAGCTAACCCACGCCCCAGTGCGCCAAGCCGCCCAACCAGTGCTGCCACACTAG
- a CDS encoding GNAT family N-acetyltransferase has translation MLPSLRISFASESAIPALVELVNRAYRGETSRQGWTTEADLLDGPRTDEADLRNHLTAPGTTFLLAYNSAGQLLGSVYLKKQHPDLYLGMLAVDPAQQAHGIGRKLLLAAEAYARQVGCASILISVISVRHELIAWYERQGFRATGEVLPFSIDASPSIPKQTLHLLLMRRKVDTAAEVGKSN, from the coding sequence ATGTTGCCTTCCCTACGCATTTCTTTTGCCTCCGAATCTGCTATTCCGGCCTTGGTAGAACTGGTAAACCGCGCCTACCGCGGCGAGACCAGCCGCCAGGGCTGGACCACCGAAGCCGACCTGCTCGACGGCCCCCGCACCGATGAGGCCGACCTACGGAATCATCTCACGGCACCCGGTACTACCTTCCTGCTTGCCTACAATTCGGCTGGGCAACTGCTGGGAAGCGTCTATCTAAAAAAGCAGCACCCCGACCTCTACTTAGGTATGCTGGCGGTGGATCCGGCGCAACAGGCCCACGGTATCGGGCGGAAACTGCTGTTGGCGGCAGAAGCATATGCCCGCCAAGTGGGCTGCGCGAGCATACTTATTTCGGTGATATCTGTGCGCCATGAGCTGATTGCTTGGTATGAGCGGCAGGGCTTTCGGGCCACTGGCGAGGTACTGCCCTTCTCAATTGATGCCAGCCCAAGCATCCCCAAACAGACACTGCACCTGCTTCTGATGCGCCGGAAGGTCGATACGGCTGCTGAAGTCGGGAAAAGCAACTAG
- a CDS encoding cation-translocating P-type ATPase, translated as MPELSEPKSIAQPVRALGLTEAEARARQQRYGPNAVEATPPDSWVRVLLRQFRSLIVAVLSGAAIFSFAFHDYAEGYAILAVVLINAGIGFWLEWNAQASMTALRRLGQTTARVLREGQVRAIPSDEVTVGDVLLVEAGEVVAADSRLFEAQQLQVNESTLTGESMPVSKTLPATAVPPTEQTGGLLFKGTAVVNGTGRATVTGVGGGTQLGEIARLMQQAERTATPLEAKLARLTRQLVMLTVGLAGLYVLLGLWRGKPVHLLLETAIVLAVAAIPEGMAIVATLALAYGMLRLAHRQVLVKRLAAVETLGSTDIIFTDKTGTLTQNQMAVHTVWLPEAQLTFPPTTGHMQAVAAGEAYQRLLRAAVLCNNATYSSAHPEAALGDPLEVALLALAAESHFAVADVQAMTRLAEQPFNSDTRLMATLHRQPNAGSLVTVKGAAEDVLRLCMRQQAATGALPLAVAEQAEWLLRAEQLAQTGLRTLALAQRIQTDENPTDLARDLTWLGMVAFLDPARPEVIPAIEACQRAGIRVLMVTGDHPATALTVARQVHLAPETAELTITGSELAALLAQPAVPGHGLQQTCVFARVSPAQKLDLISYYQQQGHVVAMIGDGVNDAPALKKADIGVAMGLHGTQVASEAASLVLRDDSFASVVAAVEQGRIIFTNIRRFVLYLVSCNLSELLVVLAAGLAGVDSVLLPLQILFLNLLTDVFPALALSVGKGSRHVMEQPPHDPQSPMMRPTDWQLAGAYAALMTAALLGCYYVARHHFGFGPATATTILFYGLATAQLVHVSNMAGSRHRHFTDNDVLRNRYVWLALALCTILLLLSYYLPLFRQLLGIQPLTLPALLLVLVPAGAVLGLGPLLHHIFSWRKLPTRHIGAVTDRVAARAV; from the coding sequence ATGCCCGAACTATCTGAACCCAAGTCTATTGCACAACCTGTGCGCGCCCTAGGACTTACGGAGGCCGAAGCCCGGGCGAGGCAACAGCGCTACGGTCCGAATGCGGTGGAAGCCACGCCCCCCGACTCCTGGGTACGGGTGCTACTGCGGCAGTTCCGCAGCCTCATCGTGGCGGTACTCAGTGGTGCCGCCATTTTCTCCTTTGCTTTCCATGATTACGCGGAAGGTTACGCCATCTTGGCTGTCGTTCTGATTAATGCCGGTATCGGTTTCTGGCTCGAATGGAATGCGCAGGCCTCGATGACGGCACTGCGCCGCCTGGGCCAGACCACCGCCCGGGTGCTGCGCGAGGGGCAGGTACGCGCCATTCCTTCCGATGAAGTAACTGTGGGCGACGTGCTGCTGGTGGAAGCGGGCGAAGTGGTAGCCGCCGACTCACGCCTGTTTGAGGCCCAGCAGCTGCAGGTCAACGAATCAACCCTCACCGGGGAGTCGATGCCGGTCAGTAAAACACTTCCTGCTACTGCAGTTCCGCCAACGGAGCAGACTGGCGGGCTGTTGTTCAAAGGCACAGCCGTGGTAAATGGTACCGGGCGCGCCACTGTGACGGGGGTAGGCGGCGGTACGCAGCTCGGCGAAATTGCCCGGCTTATGCAGCAGGCCGAACGCACAGCTACTCCTCTGGAGGCCAAGCTGGCCCGCCTTACCCGTCAACTCGTGATGCTCACAGTTGGGCTGGCTGGCCTGTATGTGCTGCTGGGTTTGTGGCGGGGCAAGCCGGTTCATTTGCTCCTGGAAACGGCTATTGTGCTGGCTGTGGCCGCTATTCCCGAAGGCATGGCCATTGTGGCTACGCTGGCCTTGGCCTACGGCATGCTGCGGCTGGCGCACCGTCAGGTACTGGTGAAGCGCCTGGCAGCCGTGGAAACGCTGGGCAGCACCGACATCATCTTCACCGACAAGACCGGTACGCTTACCCAGAACCAAATGGCAGTGCATACCGTCTGGCTGCCCGAAGCCCAGCTAACTTTTCCGCCTACAACAGGACACATGCAAGCTGTGGCTGCCGGTGAAGCGTATCAGCGGCTGCTGCGGGCCGCCGTACTCTGCAACAACGCAACCTATTCGTCGGCGCATCCCGAAGCCGCGCTTGGCGACCCGCTGGAAGTAGCCTTGCTGGCGCTGGCCGCCGAAAGCCATTTTGCAGTAGCTGATGTTCAGGCTATGACGCGGCTGGCAGAGCAGCCATTTAACTCCGATACCCGCCTGATGGCCACGCTGCACCGGCAGCCCAACGCGGGCAGCCTGGTTACGGTGAAAGGCGCGGCGGAGGATGTGCTGCGCCTGTGCATGCGGCAGCAAGCGGCCACGGGGGCCTTACCGTTGGCGGTGGCTGAGCAGGCCGAATGGCTGCTGCGCGCCGAGCAGCTGGCCCAAACCGGCCTGCGCACCCTGGCCTTGGCCCAGCGCATACAGACCGATGAAAACCCGACTGACCTGGCCCGTGACCTGACCTGGCTAGGGATGGTTGCCTTTCTCGACCCGGCCCGGCCCGAAGTTATTCCGGCCATTGAGGCTTGCCAGCGGGCCGGTATTCGGGTACTTATGGTCACCGGCGACCATCCGGCCACGGCCCTCACTGTTGCCCGGCAGGTACATCTGGCCCCCGAAACTGCCGAATTGACTATCACCGGCAGCGAATTGGCCGCGCTGCTGGCCCAGCCTGCAGTGCCCGGCCACGGCCTCCAGCAGACCTGCGTATTTGCCCGCGTCAGTCCGGCCCAGAAACTAGACCTTATCAGCTACTACCAGCAGCAGGGCCATGTGGTGGCCATGATAGGTGACGGCGTGAATGATGCGCCGGCGCTAAAAAAGGCCGATATCGGGGTGGCTATGGGGCTGCATGGCACGCAGGTGGCCAGCGAAGCCGCCTCGCTGGTGCTACGCGACGACTCATTTGCTTCCGTGGTGGCGGCTGTGGAGCAGGGCCGCATTATTTTTACCAACATCCGCCGCTTCGTGTTATATCTGGTTTCCTGCAACCTGAGCGAACTGCTCGTGGTGCTTGCGGCGGGCCTGGCGGGAGTTGATTCGGTGCTGCTTCCGCTACAGATTCTGTTTCTCAACCTGCTCACCGATGTTTTCCCGGCGCTGGCCCTGAGTGTGGGCAAAGGCAGCCGCCACGTCATGGAGCAGCCTCCCCACGATCCGCAAAGCCCCATGATGCGCCCCACGGATTGGCAACTGGCCGGCGCCTATGCCGCGCTAATGACAGCGGCCTTGCTGGGCTGCTATTATGTGGCCCGCCACCACTTCGGTTTCGGGCCTGCCACGGCCACCACCATCCTGTTTTACGGTCTGGCTACTGCGCAGCTTGTGCACGTGTCCAATATGGCCGGCAGCCGGCACCGGCACTTCACCGACAATGATGTACTGCGCAACCGCTACGTCTGGCTGGCGCTGGCTTTGTGCACCATTCTGCTGCTGCTTTCTTACTACCTGCCTCTGTTTCGTCAGCTTCTGGGCATCC
- a CDS encoding phosphatase PAP2 family protein, with product MIETLQAFDNWLLLTANRNHTAKLDTLMVFFTERFVWFPAYFVLLVLLAYLFGRRAYLLLPLLGLSVALADSISSRLFKPYFARLRPCHNPDLSATLNLVNGCGGQFGFMSSHAANAFALTVFMALVLPRRFRIAKWLLLAWAVVVSYSRIYLAAHFPSDVLAGALLGSALAWICATLYKRQAAKWWPENQPV from the coding sequence TTGATCGAGACCCTACAAGCCTTCGACAACTGGCTGCTGCTGACAGCCAACCGCAACCACACGGCCAAGCTGGACACGCTGATGGTATTCTTCACGGAGCGTTTCGTGTGGTTTCCTGCGTATTTTGTGCTGCTCGTGCTACTGGCCTATTTGTTTGGGCGCCGGGCCTATCTGCTACTGCCGCTGCTGGGCCTGAGCGTTGCGTTGGCCGACAGCATTTCCAGCCGGCTGTTCAAGCCGTATTTTGCCCGCCTACGCCCCTGCCACAACCCCGACCTGTCGGCTACGCTGAACCTGGTAAACGGCTGCGGCGGGCAGTTCGGATTTATGTCGTCGCACGCGGCCAATGCCTTTGCCCTCACCGTATTCATGGCGCTGGTGCTGCCGCGGCGTTTCCGGATTGCCAAGTGGCTGCTGCTGGCCTGGGCCGTGGTGGTGAGCTACAGCCGTATTTACCTGGCAGCTCACTTTCCTTCCGATGTGCTGGCCGGAGCTCTGCTGGGTAGTGCGCTGGCCTGGATTTGCGCCACACTCTACAAGCGGCAGGCCGCGAAGTGGTGGCCGGAAAACCAGCCGGTGTAG
- a CDS encoding PAS domain-containing sensor histidine kinase — protein MTVSPVPGPLRSLPPATALADLLAVSMTGIIYYTPIYDPADSGNIIDFCFEYLNPAAQRMMRMPEVPTVTHNEQWPHSKAHGTFDFHVDAFVSGEPREYNINYQADGYDNYYRLAARRSGDGLWVSFTDTADQPRSPVEVALRAAQAAEKAARAEAEAQRQRFYEVLMQLPAHVAVHEGPNQVFTLVNPHYLRVANGRALLGQPIRAVWPELASHGILDELDRVYQTGEPFIASGLPVQADFTRTGQLQQVYYDFFFLALRDGQGQITGVLNFSYDVTGSVRARQQIEQMNQELETRVLERTAALQESEARFRIMADAAPNQVWAVNPDSSIRYANQAFLDFVGVSLEQYVATGWAAYLLPEDLALAQNTLETAIRSRSLYVLEHRMRRHDGQYRWLLAQGAPSFYANGELYGYVGSAIDITELKHTNEQLVRTNVDLDNFIYAASHDLREPITNLVGLVEALQEQLALAPAPTDPLVPRLLAMIEQAVARFQLTIAQLTDVAQLQQAWELPAEAVDLRALIESVQLDLGSKIEAAGAHLTVALANDCAIRFAPKNLRSIIYNLLSNALKYRHPERPPLVQLRCYRASDTLVLEVQDNGLGVDKVQQARLFGLFQRLHTHVEGSGMGLYMVKRIAENAGGHVRVQSQPGVGSTFTVVLPVQP, from the coding sequence ATGACCGTCTCGCCGGTTCCGGGTCCCCTCCGCTCCCTGCCGCCCGCTACCGCGCTGGCAGACCTGCTGGCTGTGTCGATGACGGGTATTATCTATTATACGCCCATTTACGACCCGGCGGACTCAGGTAATATCATCGATTTCTGCTTCGAATACCTGAACCCAGCGGCCCAGCGCATGATGCGCATGCCGGAAGTGCCCACCGTGACGCACAACGAGCAGTGGCCCCACAGCAAGGCCCACGGCACGTTCGACTTTCACGTGGATGCCTTTGTGAGCGGCGAACCCCGCGAATACAATATCAACTACCAGGCCGACGGCTACGACAACTACTACCGCCTGGCCGCTCGCCGCTCCGGCGACGGACTGTGGGTGAGCTTCACCGACACGGCCGACCAGCCCCGCTCGCCCGTGGAAGTAGCCCTGCGTGCGGCACAGGCGGCCGAAAAGGCGGCCCGTGCCGAAGCAGAAGCTCAGCGCCAGCGCTTCTATGAGGTGCTCATGCAGCTGCCCGCCCACGTGGCCGTGCATGAGGGGCCCAACCAAGTATTCACGCTCGTCAACCCTCACTACCTGCGCGTAGCCAACGGGCGCGCCCTGCTGGGACAGCCCATTCGTGCGGTTTGGCCCGAGTTGGCCAGCCATGGCATTCTCGACGAGCTAGACCGGGTGTACCAGACCGGTGAGCCATTCATTGCATCCGGGCTACCGGTTCAGGCCGACTTTACGCGCACTGGCCAGCTGCAGCAGGTGTACTACGACTTCTTTTTCCTGGCTTTGCGCGACGGCCAGGGTCAGATAACCGGAGTGCTCAACTTCTCCTACGACGTGACAGGCTCGGTGCGCGCCCGCCAGCAGATCGAACAGATGAACCAGGAGCTGGAAACCCGCGTGCTGGAGCGCACGGCCGCGCTGCAGGAAAGCGAAGCCCGGTTTCGCATCATGGCCGACGCGGCTCCCAACCAGGTGTGGGCCGTCAACCCGGATTCGAGTATTCGCTACGCCAACCAGGCGTTTCTGGACTTTGTGGGCGTAAGCCTGGAGCAGTACGTGGCCACAGGCTGGGCGGCCTACCTCCTTCCGGAAGATCTTGCACTGGCCCAGAATACTTTGGAAACGGCAATTCGCAGTCGCTCCCTGTATGTGCTCGAGCACCGCATGCGCCGCCACGACGGGCAGTACCGCTGGCTGCTGGCTCAGGGGGCGCCCAGCTTTTATGCCAACGGCGAACTGTACGGTTACGTAGGCTCGGCCATTGACATCACCGAACTCAAGCATACCAATGAGCAGCTGGTACGCACCAACGTCGACCTGGACAACTTTATTTACGCCGCTTCGCACGATCTGCGCGAGCCAATCACTAACCTAGTAGGCCTGGTGGAGGCGCTGCAGGAGCAGCTGGCCCTCGCGCCGGCCCCCACCGACCCACTGGTGCCGCGCCTGCTGGCCATGATAGAGCAAGCCGTAGCGCGGTTTCAGCTCACCATTGCCCAGCTCACGGATGTGGCTCAACTGCAGCAGGCGTGGGAGTTGCCAGCCGAAGCAGTAGATCTACGGGCCCTGATAGAATCGGTACAGCTGGACCTGGGCTCGAAAATAGAGGCGGCCGGGGCACACCTGACAGTAGCACTAGCCAATGACTGCGCTATCCGTTTTGCCCCCAAAAACCTGCGCAGCATCATCTACAACCTGCTCAGCAATGCCCTGAAGTACCGTCATCCGGAGCGGCCGCCACTCGTGCAACTGCGCTGCTACCGCGCCAGCGACACGCTGGTACTGGAAGTGCAGGACAATGGCCTGGGGGTAGACAAAGTGCAGCAGGCCCGCTTGTTCGGCCTGTTTCAGCGCCTGCACACCCACGTGGAGGGCTCGGGTATGGGCCTGTACATGGTGAAGCGCATTGCTGAGAATGCCGGGGGCCACGTGCGCGTGCAGAGCCAGCCCGGCGTAGGATCCACGTTTACCGTGGTGTTGCCCGTGCAGCCCTAG
- a CDS encoding DUF547 domain-containing protein — translation MQLLLLSSRNTARLVAASSLLILSAFVSPPPTPHLPGAPLPAAPAAAGVDHSGFDKLLKKYVNEKGLVNYKAWKTDQGAFNQYLQLLSRNPPAASWSKAEQMAYWINAYNAYTIRLVLDHYPVRSIKDIGSKIQIPLVTTPWATKFFSIGGEKMSLDNIEHSILRKQYNDPRIHFALVCASISCPRLRPEAYTAARLESQLDDQGRDFLNNPAKNKIGKSSAQLSMYFDWYKSDWTSNGQTVAGWVNRYAATKMDSNAKISYLDYNWQLNQQ, via the coding sequence ATGCAACTACTCCTGCTTTCTTCCCGCAACACGGCGCGCCTGGTGGCAGCCAGCTCCCTACTGATTCTCAGCGCCTTCGTCAGCCCGCCACCCACACCGCACCTTCCCGGGGCTCCTCTGCCCGCAGCCCCGGCAGCGGCCGGAGTCGACCACAGTGGGTTCGATAAGCTCCTGAAAAAGTACGTAAACGAAAAGGGGCTGGTCAACTACAAAGCCTGGAAAACCGACCAGGGGGCCTTCAACCAGTACCTGCAGCTGCTGAGCCGGAATCCGCCGGCGGCCAGCTGGAGCAAAGCGGAGCAAATGGCTTATTGGATCAATGCCTACAATGCCTACACCATCCGGCTGGTGCTGGACCACTACCCGGTGCGAAGCATCAAGGACATCGGCTCGAAAATCCAGATTCCGCTTGTGACCACACCCTGGGCTACCAAATTCTTTTCCATCGGGGGCGAGAAGATGAGCCTGGATAACATTGAGCACAGCATCCTACGCAAGCAATACAATGATCCGCGCATTCACTTTGCGTTGGTTTGCGCCTCCATCAGCTGCCCGCGCCTGCGCCCCGAAGCCTATACGGCGGCCCGGCTGGAAAGCCAGCTTGATGACCAAGGCCGCGACTTCTTAAATAATCCGGCCAAAAACAAGATCGGTAAGTCTTCGGCCCAATTGTCCATGTACTTCGACTGGTACAAGAGCGACTGGACCAGCAATGGGCAAACAGTAGCCGGCTGGGTAAACAGATACGCCGCCACCAAAATGGACAGCAACGCCAAAATCAGCTACCTCGACTACAACTGGCAGCTGAACCAGCAGTAG
- the hemF gene encoding oxygen-dependent coproporphyrinogen oxidase, with protein sequence MSSASPDFPVPVAAATFRDTVAEWMRQFQDWLCHQLETTDGLGRFQEDAWQHHGGGGGRSRVLTNGNIIEKGGVNFSAVQGTMSEQAARMLLMPNPEYFATGVSVVQHPRSPMVPISHMNVRYFEAGNGEAWFGGGLDLTPIYVDEQQARWFHQQIADACASHNPTYYARFKQWADDYFYLTHRQETRGIGGIFFDRLIVGKDGDREALFAFVRAMGEVFGRTYCELLRQNADLPFTEREKKWQLVRRGRYAEFNLAIDRGTRFGLETGGRTESILMSLPPQAEWHYNLTPEPGSAEAATQAWLRKGVDWFTETPRTA encoded by the coding sequence ATGTCCTCTGCCTCCCCTGATTTTCCTGTTCCGGTTGCGGCCGCCACATTCCGCGACACAGTAGCGGAATGGATGCGTCAGTTTCAGGACTGGCTCTGCCATCAGCTGGAAACTACCGATGGGCTGGGCCGCTTCCAGGAAGATGCCTGGCAGCACCATGGCGGCGGGGGCGGCCGCAGCCGCGTCCTGACCAACGGCAACATCATTGAGAAAGGGGGGGTGAATTTTTCGGCGGTGCAGGGTACGATGAGCGAGCAGGCGGCCCGTATGCTGCTGATGCCCAACCCGGAGTATTTTGCTACCGGCGTGTCGGTGGTGCAGCACCCGCGCAGCCCCATGGTACCGATTTCGCACATGAACGTGCGCTATTTTGAGGCCGGCAACGGCGAGGCGTGGTTTGGCGGCGGCCTGGACCTGACCCCGATTTATGTGGACGAGCAGCAGGCCCGCTGGTTTCATCAGCAGATTGCCGATGCCTGTGCCTCCCACAACCCCACATATTACGCCCGTTTCAAGCAGTGGGCCGACGACTACTTCTACCTCACGCACCGCCAGGAAACCCGTGGTATCGGCGGCATCTTCTTCGACCGGCTTATTGTAGGAAAGGACGGTGACCGGGAGGCGTTGTTTGCCTTCGTGCGGGCAATGGGCGAAGTTTTCGGCCGCACATACTGCGAGCTGCTGCGCCAGAATGCTGACCTGCCATTCACGGAGCGCGAAAAGAAATGGCAGCTGGTGCGGCGCGGCCGCTACGCCGAGTTCAACCTGGCCATCGACCGGGGCACACGCTTCGGGCTGGAAACCGGCGGCCGCACTGAAAGCATCCTCATGAGCCTACCGCCCCAGGCCGAGTGGCACTACAACCTCACGCCTGAGCCCGGCTCGGCGGAAGCTGCTACCCAGGCCTGGCTGCGCAAAGGCGTCGATTGGTTCACCGAAACGCCGCGCACCGCTTGA
- a CDS encoding DUF5996 family protein, with product MTDQHSGTRWPALPADTWMATRETLHRWTQIVGKTRLALSPMLNHWWQVPLYITPRGLSTGPMPYAAGSCEVVFDFRSHRLRVHTCDGRTHQLALEPRSVADFYHAYRALLREAGIEVTLWPVPVEIEDATPFAEDHDRRSYDATAVETFWDIMLSADRVLQEFRSIFLGKCSPVHFFWGSFDLAVTRFSGRPAPPHPGGIPHLADWVTRESYSQEQIAAGWWPGGNGQEAAFYSYAYPGLPALAEAAIQPAEAFYSKEMGEFFLPYEAARTAPDPHQTIMRFLQSTYDAAATLAHWDRANLERS from the coding sequence ATGACTGATCAACACTCTGGCACTCGCTGGCCGGCTTTACCGGCTGATACCTGGATGGCCACCCGCGAAACGCTCCACCGCTGGACCCAAATTGTGGGCAAAACCCGCCTAGCACTGAGCCCCATGCTCAACCATTGGTGGCAGGTACCGCTGTATATCACGCCCCGGGGGCTTTCTACTGGGCCCATGCCCTACGCCGCTGGCAGCTGTGAAGTCGTATTTGATTTCCGCTCACACCGGCTTCGGGTGCATACCTGCGACGGACGGACCCACCAACTGGCCCTAGAGCCCCGCTCCGTGGCAGATTTCTACCATGCGTACCGGGCCCTGCTGCGCGAAGCCGGTATTGAGGTGACGCTGTGGCCCGTGCCCGTAGAGATAGAAGACGCCACCCCCTTTGCCGAGGACCATGACCGCCGCTCCTACGACGCAACGGCCGTAGAAACGTTCTGGGACATTATGCTCAGCGCCGACCGGGTGCTGCAGGAGTTTCGCAGTATTTTCTTGGGCAAGTGCAGCCCGGTACACTTCTTCTGGGGCAGCTTCGATCTGGCTGTCACGCGCTTCTCGGGCCGTCCGGCCCCACCCCACCCCGGCGGCATACCCCATTTAGCCGACTGGGTAACTCGCGAATCATACTCGCAGGAGCAGATTGCGGCCGGCTGGTGGCCCGGCGGCAACGGGCAGGAGGCGGCCTTTTACAGCTATGCCTACCCCGGCCTACCAGCACTGGCCGAGGCCGCCATCCAGCCCGCTGAAGCATTCTATAGTAAAGAAATGGGAGAGTTTTTCCTGCCCTACGAAGCCGCACGCACGGCGCCCGACCCGCACCAGACTATCATGCGATTTTTGCAAAGCACCTACGACGCGGCGGCAACCCTGGCCCACTGGGACCGGGCAAATCTGGAGCGCAGCTGA